A window from Neobacillus sp. PS3-40 encodes these proteins:
- a CDS encoding DUF1002 domain-containing protein: protein MKKILILTMLAFLILLPIQGFADMAEGDIIITLGENLTDTQKNMLLSEMNAPKDTQIITVSNQEEHQYLGKYVANSLIGTKAISSSATTIEPNGSGISVKTKNITWVTNEMYVNALITAGVKDAKIYITAPIPVSGTAALTGIIKAYEISADKTIPEAVKQAANQEMVETAKLGDSIGNKNAAALIAKVKEEIAKNKPKNDEEMRKIIENAASELSVKLNENEMQTLIDFFNKLKNLNINWNQVSDQLHKAKDQISNFIQSEEGQGFLEKVKQFFIRLIDAIKSLFS from the coding sequence ATGAAAAAAATACTTATATTAACTATGCTTGCATTTTTGATTCTTCTCCCTATCCAAGGTTTTGCAGATATGGCAGAAGGAGACATAATTATTACGCTCGGAGAAAATTTGACAGACACACAAAAGAATATGCTGCTATCCGAGATGAATGCACCGAAGGATACTCAAATTATTACTGTTTCTAATCAAGAAGAGCATCAATATCTTGGAAAATATGTGGCAAATTCTTTAATTGGAACAAAAGCAATATCATCATCAGCAACGACGATCGAACCAAATGGCTCGGGAATTTCAGTTAAAACGAAAAATATCACATGGGTTACAAATGAAATGTATGTAAATGCGTTAATCACTGCTGGTGTTAAAGATGCGAAAATCTATATTACTGCACCTATTCCCGTTTCTGGAACGGCCGCTTTAACAGGGATTATCAAGGCATATGAAATTTCAGCAGATAAAACGATTCCTGAAGCTGTCAAACAGGCTGCGAACCAAGAGATGGTTGAAACCGCAAAGCTTGGAGATTCGATTGGAAATAAAAATGCTGCAGCATTAATTGCAAAAGTAAAAGAAGAAATTGCAAAAAACAAACCAAAAAATGATGAAGAAATGAGAAAAATAATAGAAAATGCAGCCAGTGAATTATCAGTCAAACTGAATGAAAATGAAATGCAAACATTAATTGACTTTTTTAATAAATTAAAGAATTTAAATATCAATTGGAACCAAGTAAGTGACCAACTACACAAAGCAAAGGATCAAATATCCAATTTTATTCAATCAGAAGAAGGCCAAGGCTTTCTAGAAAAAGTAAAACAATTTTTCATTCGCTTAATAGATGCCATAAAATCCCTTTTCTCATAA
- a CDS encoding segregation/condensation protein A, whose protein sequence is MHYNVKIDAFEGPLDLLLHLINRLEIDIYDIPVSQITEQYLIYIKTMTELKLDLASEFLVMAATLLAIKSKMLLPKKEEETLEVDLPFEEDPRDELVERLIEYRKYKEAAHDLKQMEEGRSLIYTKPPSDLTEFAKDKLPEKEELNVSLYDMLAAFQKLLRRKKLQRPLTTKIARQEISIEKRMMEILADLRGFNGRKNFNDLFPFSTKEHIVVTFLAILELIKRKEIDVEQHQNFGEIFVEAMGEGAEMVGNY, encoded by the coding sequence ATGCATTACAATGTAAAGATTGATGCATTTGAGGGGCCGCTTGATCTTCTCCTTCATTTGATCAATCGATTAGAAATAGACATTTATGATATCCCAGTATCACAAATAACCGAACAATACTTAATATATATAAAAACAATGACGGAACTAAAACTTGATTTGGCAAGTGAATTTTTGGTAATGGCTGCTACCTTACTTGCAATCAAAAGCAAAATGCTTTTACCAAAAAAAGAAGAGGAGACTCTTGAAGTTGATCTCCCATTTGAGGAAGACCCAAGAGATGAGCTTGTGGAACGGCTCATTGAATACCGCAAATACAAAGAAGCTGCCCATGATTTAAAGCAAATGGAGGAAGGTCGTAGTTTGATATATACGAAGCCTCCAAGCGATTTGACGGAATTTGCAAAAGACAAACTTCCTGAAAAGGAGGAATTAAACGTATCCTTATACGATATGTTGGCTGCTTTTCAAAAATTGTTGCGAAGAAAGAAATTACAGCGTCCTTTGACAACAAAGATAGCAAGGCAAGAAATATCGATTGAAAAAAGAATGATGGAGATATTGGCTGATTTACGTGGATTCAACGGAAGAAAAAATTTCAATGATCTATTTCCCTTTTCTACAAAGGAACATATAGTCGTTACTTTTCTTGCTATTTTAGAACTAATAAAAAGAAAAGAGATTGATGTAGAGCAGCATCAAAATTTTGGTGAAATCTTTGTTGAAGCTATGGGGGAAGGGGCAGAAATGGTTGGAAATTACTAA
- a CDS encoding DUF309 domain-containing protein, whose protein sequence is MDLYPKEFIQYLVHFHGDRDYFECHEILEEYWKQTDFGNKDSIWVGFIQLAVSNYHHRRGNFEGAKKTMKKALSIFLSKEPFIIKLGLDSQSFLVMLYERLAIIEQNKAYKSINLPINDHSLLNQCKFICEQSKYIWGNNSDLTKLHILHRHKLRDRASVIQERNSAKQIKKTRRLASP, encoded by the coding sequence ATGGATTTGTACCCAAAAGAATTCATTCAATACTTAGTTCACTTTCATGGAGATCGTGACTATTTTGAATGCCATGAAATACTTGAAGAATACTGGAAACAAACTGATTTTGGAAATAAAGATTCAATCTGGGTGGGATTTATTCAGCTTGCTGTTTCGAATTATCATCACCGCCGTGGTAACTTTGAAGGTGCTAAAAAAACAATGAAAAAGGCATTATCCATTTTTCTATCTAAAGAACCTTTCATTATCAAGCTTGGATTAGATAGCCAGTCCTTTTTGGTAATGCTTTATGAGCGCTTAGCTATTATTGAACAAAACAAAGCTTATAAAAGTATTAATTTACCCATTAATGATCATTCATTACTCAATCAATGTAAATTCATTTGCGAACAAAGTAAATACATTTGGGGCAACAATAGTGATCTAACAAAATTACACATATTGCACCGGCATAAACTTCGCGATCGGGCAAGCGTTATCCAAGAGCGTAATTCTGCAAAACAAATAAAGAAAACTCGCCGATTGGCGAGCCCCTGA
- a CDS encoding superoxide dismutase gives MDRFGKYVKELFEWNEDMKKFLGSDKVDKNFALWEKLDNFTDLMESISTPLSDTELLNLQSEAETIHEEMEEYFNRKQELGVIWIAESVVPPGSHTLPDLPYPYNALEPYISEEIMKVHHDKHHYSYVEGLNKAELRMVEAREKSDFSLVKHWSRELAFHGSGHYLHTIFWENMGPRGEERPKRRLEKEIKSYFGSYEAFKKHFSEAAIQVEGSGWVLLVWSPRSRHLEIVQSEKHSGQALWDTIPILVLDVWEHAYYLQYKNNRAAYVENWWKIVNWSNVEMRFEKAVELKWNSF, from the coding sequence ATGGATCGATTTGGAAAATATGTGAAAGAATTATTTGAATGGAATGAGGATATGAAAAAATTTCTTGGCTCAGATAAAGTCGATAAAAACTTTGCATTATGGGAGAAACTTGATAACTTTACAGATTTGATGGAAAGCATTTCAACTCCATTATCCGATACAGAGCTATTAAATTTACAATCAGAAGCGGAGACCATTCATGAAGAAATGGAGGAGTATTTTAACAGAAAGCAGGAATTAGGAGTTATATGGATTGCTGAATCTGTTGTACCTCCAGGTTCCCATACTCTTCCTGATTTACCTTACCCTTATAATGCTCTAGAACCATACATCTCAGAGGAAATCATGAAGGTCCATCATGATAAGCATCATTATTCCTATGTGGAGGGATTAAACAAAGCTGAGCTAAGGATGGTAGAGGCCCGCGAGAAAAGTGATTTTTCCCTTGTGAAGCATTGGTCGCGCGAGTTAGCGTTTCATGGGTCAGGTCATTATCTTCATACAATTTTTTGGGAGAATATGGGCCCTCGGGGTGAAGAAAGGCCAAAGCGGCGCCTAGAAAAAGAAATAAAAAGCTATTTTGGAAGTTATGAAGCCTTTAAAAAACACTTTTCAGAAGCTGCAATCCAAGTAGAAGGAAGCGGATGGGTTTTGCTCGTTTGGTCACCAAGATCAAGACATCTGGAAATAGTGCAATCTGAAAAGCATAGCGGTCAAGCCCTGTGGGACACAATTCCTATCCTTGTACTCGATGTTTGGGAGCACGCATACTATCTTCAATATAAAAATAATCGTGCAGCATACGTGGAGAATTGGTGGAAAATCGTAAACTGGAGTAATGTTGAAATGCGTTTTGAGAAGGCAGTAGAATTGAAGTGGAATTCATTTTAG
- a CDS encoding YpuI family protein has protein sequence MGNTLVKTQLKDVESFLVITIKTIEEFLNQTTLAQFDQGNESDLVYYKQILSNLRKLLVFSEEGLETCKIILQSDPFQKAAAEKTLYRIYHQCIVEFFSPKNDAWFEDSRSAYTGKNSIKFYKSVPEDFQQMVRGLESEFQRIREDLEYYETDYRTKIIQS, from the coding sequence GTGGGAAATACATTGGTGAAAACACAATTAAAGGATGTTGAATCTTTCTTAGTCATTACCATTAAAACGATCGAAGAATTTTTAAATCAAACAACGCTTGCACAATTTGATCAAGGTAATGAAAGTGATTTAGTTTATTATAAACAAATCCTTTCTAATTTGAGGAAGTTACTTGTGTTTAGCGAAGAAGGTTTAGAGACCTGTAAGATTATTTTACAAAGTGATCCGTTTCAAAAAGCTGCTGCCGAGAAAACATTATACAGAATTTATCATCAATGTATTGTGGAATTTTTCTCGCCAAAAAACGATGCATGGTTTGAGGACAGCCGCTCAGCATATACTGGAAAGAACTCAATCAAATTCTATAAATCTGTTCCAGAGGACTTTCAACAAATGGTGAGAGGATTAGAGAGCGAATTTCAGAGAATAAGAGAAGACCTTGAGTATTATGAAACAGATTACCGAACAAAAATTATCCAATCATAG
- a CDS encoding stage V sporulation protein AE: protein MSNRRRVILITDGDDYARRAVEHVSKEIGGRCISMSHGNPSALTGPELVHLIKKTPYDPVLVMFDDSGLVGEGAGEIALKYVALHQDIEVLGIIAVASKTRQAEWTRVNVCIDQNGELTPYGVDKNGIPELEIGRLNGDTVYCLDELDVPIIVGVGDIGKMARHDHFEKGSPITKKAVELILERSGFTCQEKQTKSGQSRNQ from the coding sequence ATGAGCAACCGAAGGCGGGTTATCTTAATTACCGATGGGGATGACTATGCAAGACGGGCAGTGGAACATGTCTCAAAGGAAATTGGAGGAAGATGTATCTCAATGTCCCATGGAAATCCGTCTGCATTAACAGGACCTGAGCTTGTCCATTTAATCAAAAAAACTCCATATGATCCTGTATTAGTAATGTTTGATGATAGTGGATTGGTCGGTGAAGGTGCAGGTGAAATAGCACTTAAATATGTGGCCTTGCATCAGGATATTGAGGTACTGGGAATTATTGCTGTTGCATCTAAGACAAGGCAAGCTGAATGGACGAGGGTAAATGTATGTATTGATCAGAATGGTGAATTAACGCCATATGGGGTTGATAAGAACGGAATACCTGAGCTTGAAATAGGAAGATTGAATGGGGATACCGTATACTGCCTTGATGAACTTGATGTACCGATTATTGTTGGGGTCGGTGATATCGGTAAAATGGCAAGGCATGATCATTTTGAAAAGGGTTCACCCATTACAAAAAAAGCGGTAGAACTTATTCTGGAAAGGAGCGGTTTTACGTGTCAAGAAAAACAGACCAAAAGTGGCCAATCCCGGAATCAGTAG
- a CDS encoding GNAT family N-acetyltransferase, protein MLIRYKKTFEKIAMGLLSFMPNEKDLKKLQQTMKQYETEEDWQLFLWKDEDDIIGLIGILNSKCDLEIQHISVNPSHRSQGIGKSMFSALREMYPDKKIIANENTAPFIEKCVHCYVENKKGDE, encoded by the coding sequence ATGTTAATTCGATATAAGAAAACGTTTGAAAAAATTGCAATGGGTTTATTGTCCTTTATGCCAAATGAAAAAGATCTGAAAAAACTTCAGCAAACCATGAAGCAATATGAAACGGAAGAGGATTGGCAACTTTTTTTGTGGAAAGATGAAGACGATATTATAGGTCTAATTGGGATTTTGAACAGCAAATGTGATTTAGAGATTCAACACATTTCTGTTAATCCCTCACATCGATCTCAAGGAATTGGTAAAAGTATGTTCAGTGCCTTACGCGAGATGTATCCAGATAAAAAGATAATTGCAAATGAAAATACTGCACCCTTTATTGAAAAATGTGTGCATTGTTATGTAGAAAACAAAAAAGGCGACGAATAA
- a CDS encoding D-alanyl-D-alanine carboxypeptidase family protein: protein MRRISKLVIFALMVSLFIINIPQKVDASVSVGAKSAILMEQKSGRILFEKDAFTKRRIASITKIMTAILAIESGKMNKKVKVSEKATYTDGSSVYLKPGEIITLKDLVYGLMLRSGNDTAVAISENVGGSVDGFVYLMNQKAREIGMLNTHFANPHGLDDHNNHYSTAYDMALLTRYAMKNKQYQKIVGTKVYKAPNPTEDWDRVWKNKNRLLTKYQYCTGGKTGYTKLAKRTLVTTATKGDMELIAVTINDSNDWNDHISLFENGFKEFDMAEVLSKGKINVENKYYKDHLFLKRSFVYPVTSEEIDQFSIKYKLNKPGKSNDQFEKSGVVVGKAVVYLDGKVIKEVPIYYRNMPEKKKGIFHSIKQIFLSIIGVNVHG, encoded by the coding sequence ATGAGACGGATTTCAAAGCTAGTCATTTTTGCCCTCATGGTCTCACTTTTCATTATCAACATTCCTCAAAAGGTGGATGCTTCTGTTTCCGTAGGTGCTAAAAGTGCAATTTTAATGGAGCAGAAATCGGGCAGAATTCTATTTGAGAAGGATGCCTTTACGAAAAGGAGAATCGCAAGTATTACAAAGATCATGACTGCAATACTGGCAATTGAATCAGGGAAAATGAACAAAAAAGTGAAAGTAAGTGAAAAGGCGACATATACGGATGGGTCCTCTGTTTATTTAAAGCCAGGTGAGATAATTACACTTAAGGATTTAGTCTACGGATTAATGCTGCGCTCAGGAAATGATACAGCAGTTGCCATATCTGAAAACGTAGGTGGAAGTGTTGATGGCTTTGTGTATTTAATGAACCAAAAAGCACGAGAGATTGGTATGCTTAATACTCACTTCGCCAACCCCCATGGGCTTGATGACCATAATAACCATTATTCCACTGCCTATGACATGGCACTATTAACAAGATATGCAATGAAGAATAAACAATATCAAAAAATTGTGGGAACGAAGGTATATAAGGCACCGAATCCAACTGAAGATTGGGACAGAGTCTGGAAAAATAAAAATAGATTATTAACTAAATATCAATATTGTACAGGTGGAAAGACAGGGTACACCAAACTAGCAAAAAGGACTCTTGTTACAACTGCAACAAAGGGCGACATGGAATTAATTGCGGTAACGATAAATGATTCAAACGATTGGAACGATCATATCTCGTTGTTCGAAAATGGATTTAAGGAATTTGATATGGCAGAAGTACTTTCCAAGGGGAAAATAAATGTAGAGAACAAATATTATAAAGATCATTTGTTCTTAAAAAGGTCGTTTGTTTATCCTGTTACTTCTGAGGAAATAGATCAATTTAGTATAAAATATAAACTAAATAAGCCTGGAAAAAGCAATGATCAATTTGAAAAGTCAGGAGTAGTTGTTGGAAAAGCGGTTGTTTATCTAGATGGAAAAGTGATTAAAGAAGTTCCAATCTATTACAGAAATATGCCAGAAAAGAAAAAGGGAATCTTTCATTCTATAAAACAAATCTTTCTTTCAATAATAGGTGTAAACGTTCATGGTTAA
- a CDS encoding spore germination protein: MSRKTDQKWPIPESVDEIENYWKQRVGLGISFDLNIRKLKVLKKDVHIYSVSGLCDTRFCIELIEELVEINDHEKLSTDLYKLVENRLVNQSVQPIETLDELVDKVLSGLVAVVIEGARNALIVDVRSYPGRQPQEPDTEKVVRGSRDGFVENIIINTALTRRRIRDEKLRFEMLKVGERSKTDVALGYIEDIADPDLLNILRKEINGIETDGIPMADKTIEEFILKQGWNPFPLVRYTERADVAAAHILEGHVVIYVDTSPSVIITPTTYFHHLQHAEEFRESPAMGTFLRWTRFLGVLTSIFLLPLWLLVVLEPSLLPEKLSFIGPNETTNIPIIIQIFLADFGIEFLRLAAIHTPTPLSTAMGLIAAVLIGQIAISVGLFVPEVILYVAVSGIGTFTTPSYELSIANKIGRLSLLLLVSLFHTPGFVIGATLFFIFIVNTRSLNTPYFWPFLPFDPKGFLQIILRRAVPGSVLRPSIVHPRNRYRQPPNSQT; this comes from the coding sequence GTGTCAAGAAAAACAGACCAAAAGTGGCCAATCCCGGAATCAGTAGATGAAATTGAAAATTATTGGAAACAAAGGGTTGGATTAGGAATTAGCTTTGATTTAAATATTCGAAAGTTAAAGGTTTTAAAAAAGGATGTACACATTTATTCGGTTAGTGGATTATGTGATACTCGATTTTGTATTGAACTAATTGAAGAATTAGTTGAGATAAATGATCATGAAAAATTATCCACTGATTTATATAAACTTGTAGAAAACAGACTTGTTAACCAATCTGTTCAACCAATCGAAACGTTGGATGAATTAGTTGATAAAGTTCTTTCAGGATTAGTAGCAGTTGTCATTGAAGGTGCAAGAAATGCACTGATTGTCGATGTCAGAAGCTATCCAGGACGTCAGCCGCAAGAACCGGATACAGAAAAAGTAGTAAGGGGCTCTCGTGATGGTTTCGTTGAAAATATTATTATTAATACAGCCTTAACAAGAAGAAGAATTCGTGATGAGAAGCTTCGTTTTGAAATGCTAAAAGTTGGCGAACGTTCAAAAACGGATGTAGCATTAGGGTATATTGAAGATATCGCTGATCCTGATTTATTAAATATTCTTCGTAAAGAAATTAACGGCATTGAAACTGACGGAATTCCGATGGCTGACAAGACCATTGAAGAGTTTATCTTAAAACAGGGATGGAACCCTTTTCCACTTGTACGGTATACAGAACGTGCGGATGTTGCTGCTGCCCATATCCTTGAGGGTCATGTCGTAATTTATGTAGATACATCACCAAGTGTAATTATTACACCAACAACTTATTTTCATCATTTACAGCATGCTGAGGAATTTAGAGAATCACCAGCAATGGGCACATTTTTACGTTGGACCCGTTTTCTTGGAGTATTAACATCTATTTTCTTACTTCCATTATGGCTATTGGTTGTTTTGGAACCTTCATTATTGCCAGAGAAGCTTTCGTTTATCGGGCCGAATGAAACAACAAATATTCCTATTATCATTCAAATATTTTTAGCTGATTTTGGAATTGAGTTTTTAAGGCTTGCTGCTATCCATACACCAACACCCCTTTCTACCGCGATGGGTTTAATTGCAGCAGTATTGATTGGTCAAATTGCGATAAGTGTAGGCTTGTTCGTTCCTGAGGTTATTCTGTATGTTGCTGTATCAGGTATTGGAACTTTTACAACTCCAAGTTATGAATTAAGCATTGCAAATAAGATTGGCAGGTTAAGTTTACTACTGCTTGTTTCACTCTTTCATACACCAGGTTTTGTCATTGGCGCAACGTTATTTTTTATTTTTATTGTAAACACACGTTCACTAAATACCCCTTATTTTTGGCCGTTTTTGCCCTTTGATCCAAAAGGATTTTTGCAGATTATATTGCGTAGAGCGGTTCCAGGATCAGTACTTAGACCGAGTATTGTTCACCCAAGAAATCGCTACCGTCAACCGCCAAATTCACAAACGTAA
- a CDS encoding nucleoside recognition domain-containing protein, which yields MVNYIWVFMTLIGIVFGMINGTMGEINNAIFTGAKEAVTLCIGLISILVFWLGMMRIAQESGLLDGLSRLFRPIVKRLFPEVPPDHPAMGYILSNMIANMFGLGNAATPLGIKAMEQLQKLNGGKNEASRSMITFLAINTASITLIPTTVIAIRMTYHSASPTEIVVPTLIATIISALGAIIIDRYFYYRRSRKG from the coding sequence ATGGTTAACTATATTTGGGTGTTTATGACGTTAATTGGAATTGTTTTTGGAATGATTAATGGAACAATGGGAGAAATAAATAATGCTATTTTTACGGGGGCAAAAGAAGCTGTAACCCTCTGTATCGGACTAATAAGTATTCTTGTTTTCTGGCTTGGAATGATGCGGATTGCCCAAGAATCTGGACTCCTTGATGGACTTTCTCGATTATTTCGACCAATTGTTAAACGTTTATTTCCCGAGGTTCCTCCCGATCACCCTGCAATGGGCTATATATTATCTAATATGATTGCGAATATGTTCGGGTTAGGAAATGCTGCAACACCCCTTGGTATAAAAGCAATGGAACAACTTCAGAAATTAAATGGAGGAAAGAACGAGGCTAGTAGGTCCATGATTACCTTTTTAGCCATTAATACAGCTAGTATTACGTTGATCCCGACAACGGTAATCGCAATCAGAATGACCTATCACTCAGCTTCGCCAACAGAAATTGTGGTTCCAACGTTAATTGCCACTATTATCTCTGCGCTTGGTGCCATTATCATTGACAG
- a CDS encoding stage V sporulation protein AB — protein MTIIKVIEVIFIGLSSGLAVGSGFVAFLSVLGIIPRLTQLSKTMKMIHWYEWAVVIGAVTGILASLRDPVLGISAYFLIPLGINDGIFVGMLAAALTEVLNVLPILTKRIGMEGKLIAFLMAIVFGKIFGSIFQWVYFIHQ, from the coding sequence TTGACGATCATTAAGGTTATTGAAGTTATCTTTATTGGTCTCTCTAGTGGATTAGCAGTTGGCTCTGGCTTTGTAGCATTTTTGTCCGTCCTTGGTATTATTCCTAGGTTAACACAACTTTCAAAAACAATGAAAATGATTCATTGGTATGAATGGGCAGTCGTTATTGGGGCAGTCACGGGTATATTAGCAAGTCTTAGAGATCCTGTTCTTGGTATATCGGCTTACTTTTTAATACCACTGGGAATAAATGATGGTATTTTTGTCGGTATGCTTGCCGCCGCTTTAACCGAAGTACTAAATGTTCTACCGATTCTCACAAAAAGAATTGGAATGGAAGGAAAATTAATTGCATTTTTAATGGCAATTGTATTTGGAAAAATCTTTGGATCAATCTTTCAGTGGGTTTATTTTATTCATCAATAA
- a CDS encoding YjcZ family sporulation protein, with protein sequence MSDGVVGCGFGGGFALIVVLFILLIIVGASWVY encoded by the coding sequence ATGTCTGATGGCGTAGTTGGATGCGGATTTGGTGGAGGATTTGCATTAATCGTAGTGCTATTCATCTTGCTAATAATCGTTGGTGCTTCTTGGGTTTATTAA
- the lysA gene encoding diaminopimelate decarboxylase: protein MYFYGTTGVNKQGNLEIGGVDAIELADKYGTPLYVYDVALIRERARGFRQTFLDQGMKAQVAYASKAFSTIAMIQLAEEEGLSLDVVSGGELYTAITAGFPTERIHFHGNNKSRDELIMALDHGIGCIVVDNFYELDLLKTLCLEKNTTIKILLRVTPGIEAHTHDYILTGQEDSKFGFDLQNGQAESALKEALRSECLEVLGLHCHIGSQIFETTGFLLATQKIFEKMNRWKNEISFEAKVLNLGGGFGIRYTKEDEPIRPSQYVDEIIKEVKKWIQIYEMNLPEIWIEPGRSLVGDAGITLYRVGSQKEVPNVRKYLAVDGGMSDNIRPALYQAKYEAVLANKPLEKPTETVSIAGKCCESGDMLIWDLPLPAQGQEDILAVFCTGAYGYSMANNYNRIPRPPVVFVENGQDRIVVKRESYEDLVRLDLSLK, encoded by the coding sequence ATGTATTTTTACGGAACAACCGGTGTAAATAAACAGGGGAATTTAGAAATTGGTGGAGTTGATGCCATTGAGTTGGCAGATAAATATGGAACACCATTATATGTTTATGATGTCGCCTTGATTAGAGAGAGGGCGAGAGGATTTAGACAGACTTTTCTGGATCAAGGAATGAAAGCGCAAGTTGCTTATGCCAGTAAGGCTTTTTCAACGATTGCGATGATCCAACTTGCCGAGGAGGAAGGATTATCACTCGATGTTGTTTCAGGTGGAGAATTATATACCGCCATTACGGCTGGATTTCCCACTGAAAGAATTCATTTTCATGGTAATAATAAAAGCCGTGATGAATTGATTATGGCACTGGACCATGGGATTGGTTGTATTGTAGTTGATAATTTTTATGAATTGGATCTACTAAAAACGTTATGTCTAGAAAAAAATACAACAATAAAAATCTTGTTGAGGGTAACACCTGGTATAGAGGCCCATACACATGATTATATTTTGACGGGCCAGGAAGATTCTAAATTTGGATTTGATTTACAAAACGGGCAGGCAGAAAGTGCACTAAAGGAAGCACTTCGATCAGAATGCTTAGAAGTGCTTGGTCTTCATTGTCACATTGGCTCTCAAATCTTTGAAACAACAGGTTTTCTGTTAGCAACACAAAAAATATTTGAAAAAATGAACAGGTGGAAAAATGAGATTTCCTTTGAAGCAAAAGTGTTAAATTTAGGAGGCGGCTTTGGTATCCGTTATACGAAAGAAGATGAACCAATCCGACCATCCCAGTATGTGGACGAAATTATTAAGGAAGTTAAAAAATGGATTCAAATATATGAAATGAATTTGCCGGAAATTTGGATTGAGCCTGGGCGTTCACTTGTTGGTGATGCAGGAATTACTCTCTATCGTGTTGGATCACAGAAGGAAGTTCCAAATGTAAGAAAATATTTAGCTGTTGATGGGGGAATGAGTGATAACATCAGACCTGCATTATATCAAGCAAAATATGAAGCCGTACTTGCAAACAAACCTTTAGAGAAACCAACTGAGACCGTTTCAATTGCAGGTAAATGCTGTGAATCAGGAGATATGTTAATTTGGGATCTTCCTTTACCAGCGCAGGGCCAAGAAGATATTTTGGCAGTTTTTTGCACAGGAGCTTACGGTTATTCAATGGCAAATAACTATAATCGTATTCCACGACCACCTGTAGTGTTTGTTGAGAATGGGCAAGACAGGATTGTTGTTAAACGGGAATCGTATGAGGATTTAGTAAGGCTAGATTTGTCACTCAAATAA
- the scpB gene encoding SMC-Scp complex subunit ScpB, with product MEITNWNSILESLLFAAGDEGLSIKQLVEVLDVDEGRILDILANLKKEYDHDEKRGVTIVQLAGTFQLATKKENASFLIKLVDAPSTSTLSQAALETLAIIAYRQPITRVEIEEIRGVKTERPIHTLTSKALIKEVGRVEGTGRAYLYGTTKEFLDYFGLRSIDELPSLPEKVDEEFVQEEADLFFEKFQETINS from the coding sequence TTGGAAATTACTAATTGGAACAGTATATTAGAAAGTCTTTTATTTGCGGCAGGGGATGAAGGATTATCCATAAAACAACTTGTTGAAGTGTTAGATGTTGATGAGGGTAGGATTTTGGACATTCTAGCCAATTTAAAAAAAGAATATGATCACGATGAAAAAAGAGGAGTAACCATTGTACAGTTGGCAGGAACATTTCAACTCGCTACAAAGAAAGAAAATGCCTCTTTTTTAATAAAACTTGTCGATGCACCAAGTACGTCCACTTTATCGCAAGCAGCGTTAGAAACTCTAGCGATTATTGCTTATAGACAGCCAATCACAAGAGTAGAAATTGAAGAAATCCGGGGAGTAAAAACAGAACGCCCAATTCACACACTTACGTCAAAGGCCCTTATAAAAGAGGTTGGAAGAGTAGAAGGAACAGGAAGGGCATATTTATACGGAACCACGAAAGAATTTCTTGATTATTTTGGATTAAGGAGTATTGATGAGTTGCCATCTCTTCCAGAAAAAGTAGATGAGGAATTTGTTCAAGAAGAAGCTGACTTATTTTTCGAAAAATTTCAAGAAACGATTAATTCATAA